Within Coffea arabica cultivar ET-39 chromosome 4e, Coffea Arabica ET-39 HiFi, whole genome shotgun sequence, the genomic segment GCAACCATCTGTGGTGAGGAGTAGTCTGACTGATATTTCTAAGCTGAAGTGATGTAAGTTGTATTTTACTCTGGAATCCTAAGAAGCTTGAGCAGCAAAAGTAATTGATCAGCTTAAACATATCTGCACGGATTAACCACAGTCCACAtgatgaagtgaaattcttgtcAAGGCCGTGACCTGGTTTCCTGTCCCTAGTGTTCGCTCTAATCAGAGTTATGGAAATGCAGTTTACCAAAATAGTATTTGTTAATGGTTGCCAAAGCAGCACCGATGACTAAGTCTCTGCACAATCTGTGTTTAGAGATGCATTTTTGTAGTTGTCTGCCATTTGATGACTGCTGAACTAAGAGAGCTTGCTTTTCCTATCGCTTCTGGAGTCAATTTTGCAGAGTGTATACTGCAAGAACTGTGCCGAGTATTATGACGTACAATAATGTTTCTAAAAAAACTCTGGGTGCAAGAGCTGTTATCCTCTTCAATCACTCTGGGTGCTCACTCTAATGATTGCTGAACTGTTTTGCATCCTGACACGAGCTGATCCGAGAACTCTGTTGTTACTTAAAGCTACCCATAACTGACTTAGCTGTTCATTTATGTTGTTATAGTGCTCTGGAAGGGGTGCACGCGAAccaagtcgagtcgagtttcgacctaatcaagttgagttttaatataattttacgAGCTCGAAATAAATTTGAATCAAACACGAGCTTGAGCTcgagattaaaaaaataaaaaaataaaaaaaataaaaattttattttgaaaaatgaataaaataataatttttcttaataaataataaaatattagaaatatatatgtaattttactattaaaataaaaaatatatatatctatatatatataatctagTTCGagtcggctcgcgagctaacgagcttagtATTTTTTATCTCGAATTCGAACTTGAGTTCGATTTGGTCAACTCGAACTCGGACTCGAGCCTCTTGCGAGAGGTTCAATTCATTTGCAGTCCTATCTGGAATAATGCTTTTAGAGTTTTAGAAATGAGATTTTAGTTAAAGACAGTTTCTGCAGGCTTGCCTAATAATCAACAGCATTACCTTGTAGGAGACAAAGATCATCAAGAAAGTACACAAACTATATCTGAAAATAGGGCAATCTGTACTTATGGAAATTATTATGTATTTCTCTACCATCTGTGTACAGTTACATGTCTGTTAGCACTGGAAAACGGTTGCATGAACAAGATTTTGCTCTACTTGCTTTACTAGATTTTGTGTGCTGCAAACCAAAATTTAATGCAGCACCCCCCCTTATGGTCTCTTGCACCTACTGTAACAGTATGCTGTATTTCTGTAACACCTTCAAAATCTGATCTTCAAAATAACCTTGGTTGTCATGGATAGCATTCTTGATTTCCTGTTTAGCAAGTATGTTCAAGGGAGAAAACCAACTTTTTCCTTCTGGAGCTGAGTTTGGCTTCAAGACTGGATTCAGCACGCATTACCGAGCACATTGATAAGACCGCGGGAACCATTTTGACAGAAGAAAGTGTTTCAGCTTAATTACCAGAACAAAAAGACCATAACATGGTATGTGCAGCAATGCCACAGATGAGTACCTGAAATATCCATTTTGAGACATACAACTCATTGGTTAGTCTAAGAAGCAGAATGTAGGTGATCAAAAATGATAATTTTCGTTGTCAATACACAGGTAATTCAGACCTACTGCTTGATCCTTGGTCATTAACATGAAATATTAAAGTTAAAGAAATATCATGCAAGTCCTCAAAGGTATCTCATCTGAACAACGATCTGAAAACATACAGCTAGGCTCTGCATTGTATCAGAGCACCAGAACCAGGGAAAGGGCattgaaagagaaaaggagaggaAAATATAGGTGAATCTTTCCTACTTCATTCTGATGGCTTTTAAAAGAGTACAAAGGACCAAAACTTTGTACTTCTAATTGGATCTTAAAGATTGAAGGTAAAACATATCTGAATACCAAGACAAGTTATGGATCAAACTCAAAAATCGATCACTACatacaaattttttctttcttgactaaTAATTGAAGAAAAGACCTCTCCTCTAGACCAACTTATAATGACCATCTCAATCTTCATATAGGAGTTTTGCGAGGATACGTACCACAGCGGAGCATATGGAGATGATAAATCAAGGAATGGATAGGGCCACCTGTTTCAGAAATTATGTTATTTATGATACCAGAAACGTGAACAAGCGTTTATATGAAACGAAGATGGAAGAAAGAGACTAGCTTACCAAAGTGAAACACAAGCATGAACAATCCATTGAAAAATGACATAAACAACTGTCCATAGGACAAAGTATGCAATTCGGAACCAAGGGAACCGCTGAAAATGAAGTAACAGAATAGAGTAAGTCGCGACTCATGATAAGAACTAGGAAATGAATATTAAAGCAGCAAGATAGCCCTCACCAAGCAGTTTAATGCAGTCTCACCAAGCAGAAAAACAGCATTGATTGAGTGCATATTTATAATCAACTGCAAAATGAAAGTTCCACAATcagttagaaaaagaaaagtaagtTTGAGAAGCTAGGAACAGAATTTCTTGGATACACCATACATTGGAACTTTGATGATTTTCCCATTGCAGACTGTTGCAGACACCTTGTCTATGTAACAAACTTAtaagtgcatgaatttcatatacTAGTTGGGGTAATTTTGAGCATATCGTAGGGTACAAGCTGCATAAAAGCTGGCTCCTTAGAACCTATGGATGTTAGAGCCAGGCACATGCACAGAGTTTGCCCTTTATACCATAGTCTTAGAAAGCAAAATCCTAGTTAAGCTGAGAGCAGAAAAGTCCACTCATATAAAGCAAAATTCTCAAGTTCCAGAAGGTTTCTGCTGAAACACAGTTCGTCAAGGATCATTTGGTATGATTTATCAAACTTTGATACGAAAACATTTCCATGTGGTAGCATGCGTAAGGTTGCGTAAACACTGAGCATTATGATGCTTATTACAATCTCATTCAAATGAAAACTGAAAGAACTTCAAGCTGTTATGATACTTACAAAATTCAGTCTGTAATCTTTGATGGCAAGAAACGGTACAATTATGAACCAAAACACGCAATCCGTCAGCAATACAGCTCCAGCATTCATCTAGAAAACAGTAATAgcttatttgtcaaaatttggtacacaaaattaaacaaagatTTACAATTTTTGAATGTGCTTATTATCTTAATTGAAAACGTAATACTGCTCTCACTTCTTAGGAAATATCACTAGCTGCATCTGTCCATACCTGGAAAATGATCTGAAACACATAACCCCAAAAACTAGCAATCTTCCGATCATGTAGTTGCTCACTAGGGTCAAAGCCTTTTGCACCATTGGACACATTTGAGTTTTCTGCAGCATTTCTGGAGGTTCCATCAGCACCATGCTCAGTATCAACCCTCTCATCATCATATCGAGCACCGATTCTATTGTGATATTGGTAACATCCATACATGGAGAGCACAGATCCAAGCTACAACATATCAATTTTCATAAGAAAGGGTACAAGATAAAAATGCTTACTAACAGAGGTTCCATTGACTTACCGCAAAATAGAAAGTAACCAATGTAAAGGTCCACCTGCCAATCACCCAATAGCAAAATTAGATGCATTTTCCATGCCAACGAATGTTCACAACAAAAGGGAGTAGGAGGTAGCAAATCCAGCGGATAACACATCTGCAATTCATAAAGGAGGTATTTGCCCTGATTTTCCATTATGTGCCAAAATTAATATCTCCACCAAAGCATTTGTCTAAGCCTGAACCTTGATTTTAGATAGCtcagaagaaacagaaaaggaaaTTCAGGGAACTTACTGTGTATAGTATAAAAAAATGCCTCCTCCATCAACGGCAACATTTAGGATCAGCATTAATACTAGCACAATAAAAGCAACAATTCTGTATCCCAGCAGCCAAGCAGGATGTATGCTTCTGAGGCAGGGCCTCCAAACTTCATCTTCATACAAAACTCCGGCTGAATCTTTGAGTCTTTCCTTACTTCTACTTTTCGAATTGCGCAAACATTCATACTTGGAAATAAGAATTGATGCTAAAACCAACGAGATTAATAACCAAATGGAACAAAGCAACACCCTCCAGTTAAGCCAGTAACTTGGGGTTGTTGTGTCCCCAGTCATGATTGGCTCCCAAGAATTCTTTGAAGGTCCTGTTAAAAAATTCATGCTGTTAAATATCCAACTCGTCTAATTCTCTGCTTCAATCTTCAGCAACACAATAGCTGAATATTGCCAGTTCTCAGCTTTGGTTTGGTTccaaattaaatttggaaaaggaTGATAAACCAAAATGGGAACAAAAATCCCAAAGAACAGGTTTTGGAACcaaagaataaacaaatttctaagaaatttcCTTCTGTATGAAACAAAAATTGTATTCaaggcaaaaaagaaaaagggctaAGTTTTCCCAGTGTATCAAAAGATAACTTGGGATGATGAATAATTTAACAGAAACAATTCCTATAGAGAATTTGGGAACTGATAATGAATCCAAAAGCTAGACAACACAAATAGAGTTTCAACTATCTTCTGTGAAATGCAGGCTTTTCAGTACAAGAACTTGAGACTTGTAACAGAAGTGTGTGGTATAGGACTTTAAAAACAAAGTCCATGAAAGCACAAAATGCTGTACTTAAATACTTGAATCAAAAACTACAAAAGAAGTGAATGATTTGTGGAAATCCTAAGCATTGAATATTGCCAGCTAGAACCAATGAAGGGAAGATGATGGTATGAAAACTGAGCAACATTCATGGCAGGAAGCAAGCAGAGATTCCAAACTTTCACTGTGCATTTCCAGAGAAAGATAAATGCGCAGCATAATTTACACAGAAAGATACACACAtacaaaaatatttgaaaaCATAAAGATGGAAAAAGGGAAGGGTATTGTTATTAATTGCAAGCAAAGAAAAGTAGGGGAATACTTACAGGGAAAAGCAAGATATGTGGAGGGAGGAGATGCTTTGCTTCTTTGCTTTAtaagaaaataatcaaacaaaggGAAAACAGGGGCATATAAAGGGCGGTGTTCTGTTCTGTTCTTGGAGCATAagcttcttttttgtttatccCCATATGATCATCTCACAATAAAGGACTAGTCTAGTCTATATCTCCTGTCACAATCTCTATATAGCATAAAGTCCCATGCAAATATTAAACAATTAATTGTTTTTCAAGAATTGAAGGTATTGTCACCTTTTCTTGTATAGTGTAACAGTGCAGCTGCCCCGTTTAATTCTTTTGTGGATTTTGATATTCCTCAAACAGTGGAATATGGGATTGGGACCCATCTCTGTTTACATGGATTTTGTGTTGGATTGCTTTGAGTTTCTTTTTGAACATTTAAATAACTTGTTCTGAACTCACAATAAAGGCATAAAGGTCTGTACAAGGACGTCTCTATGAAATAATTATAGCTACCCCCCATTTGGCATAAAGATCAAGATTAGTCCACCAATCAAAGCCATATTTTAACTCTTCACATTGTCCAGATCTTCAATCCTATGGTAAAATTTTGCATATTGCAGTAATTATATCGAATCTAACTTGTACtagagcttccaaaaattagctCAGTCCACCATAATAactcaggaattaaagaattaTACAATCATGTACTACATGCAGCATTGACTTTTACAACTCAAGTACATATTATTGTACAAGTTCTTTGTAATAATctcaaaatgatcattttatttaaGTATACATTTGTTTTTCGCTATATAGgcattcatttttttcctacATGAGTACCCAAGAACTTAGAATAAAGTAAAACAATATAAAGTACCAATGTTCACTATTATCTACccatatattatttattaaactTTCCGTACGTAACTACCACTACGACGAACACACACGCCCCACTCTTTTAGCCAAACAAAACTGTCGATGAGACAATAACTACCAATaactttttattaaaaaaaaaaaaggaaaaacacaacAATTCTTTCATCCGTATTTCTTAAACAAAAGTCCC encodes:
- the LOC113741813 gene encoding uncharacterized protein, with product MKGPSKNSWEPIMTGDTTTPSYWLNWRVLLCSIWLLISLVLASILISKYECLRNSKSRSKERLKDSAGVLYEDEVWRPCLRSIHPAWLLGYRIVAFIVLVLMLILNVAVDGGGIFLYYTQWTFTLVTFYFALGSVLSMYGCYQYHNRIGARYDDERVDTEHGADGTSRNAAENSNVSNGAKGFDPSEQLHDRKIASFWGYVFQIIFQMNAGAVLLTDCVFWFIIVPFLAIKDYRLNFLIINMHSINAVFLLGETALNCLRFPWFRIAYFVLWTVVYVIFQWIVHACVSLWWPYPFLDLSSPYAPLWYSSVALLHIPCYGLFVLVIKLKHFLLSKWFPRSYQCAR